From the bacterium genome, one window contains:
- a CDS encoding peptidoglycan DD-metalloendopeptidase family protein gives MVTTSQSRTFPYKWLLILAICMLPALAAPPSPEASDKHVQRLREEIARLQTELDKANRSELTLQKEIVEYDRKIALKKRLSRELQLLLKKNKQQLKQQKQRTDDVTLQWTYTASRAQELQKRLHLIQDQMRMQVVTWYKYHRHPFWFELLRANSIREVLSRMRLYALLQRTEQRATTELLAEHQLFRSSEVELNELRTQYVNVYDQARRAVQKTERQHAALRNEESALQSEFAKRKKKLASVKTSQVQLEKKIGERQASLRDIQRTIEQNLAEQEKRRKEQVSGSKATTQGSETRQANKDWSKLQPTTRGALRWPVRGDVVQRFGWQRGGAYGTTTESPGIEIAASPGTPVLAAAEGIVAQRTWLRGFGTTVILEHANGIFTVYAHLGSVDVNNGQAVARNQRIGNVAAPDDGSEATLHFEVWDRRAKQDPLGWLERR, from the coding sequence ATGGTTACAACATCACAGTCGCGAACTTTCCCGTATAAATGGTTGCTAATCCTTGCCATTTGTATGCTTCCGGCACTCGCAGCTCCCCCCTCCCCGGAGGCGTCCGACAAGCACGTCCAACGGCTCCGCGAGGAAATTGCCCGGCTACAAACCGAACTGGACAAGGCAAACCGGAGTGAATTAACCCTGCAAAAAGAGATTGTCGAGTACGACCGGAAGATTGCTTTGAAGAAACGGCTTTCCCGGGAGTTACAACTTCTGCTCAAAAAAAATAAACAACAACTTAAACAACAAAAGCAGCGTACCGATGATGTGACATTGCAATGGACCTATACCGCAAGCCGCGCGCAAGAGCTACAAAAGCGGTTACATCTAATACAAGATCAAATGCGAATGCAAGTGGTAACCTGGTATAAGTATCATCGTCACCCGTTCTGGTTTGAGCTGCTGCGCGCTAATTCGATTCGTGAAGTGTTAAGCCGGATGCGGTTGTATGCCTTATTGCAGCGAACCGAACAGCGGGCAACAACTGAGCTGTTGGCGGAACATCAACTTTTCCGTTCCTCGGAAGTGGAATTAAACGAGTTGCGGACACAATATGTTAACGTATACGACCAAGCCCGCCGAGCGGTACAAAAAACCGAACGTCAACATGCCGCCTTGCGTAACGAAGAATCGGCGCTGCAAAGCGAATTTGCGAAGCGAAAAAAGAAGTTAGCGAGCGTGAAGACATCACAGGTTCAACTGGAAAAGAAAATTGGGGAACGGCAAGCATCACTTCGTGACATTCAACGCACGATTGAGCAGAATCTTGCCGAGCAAGAGAAACGCCGGAAAGAGCAAGTGAGTGGAAGTAAAGCTACCACACAGGGCAGTGAGACAAGACAAGCGAACAAGGATTGGAGCAAATTACAGCCGACGACCCGCGGCGCACTGCGTTGGCCAGTTCGCGGCGACGTCGTGCAGCGATTTGGTTGGCAGCGCGGCGGTGCCTATGGCACGACGACCGAGAGTCCCGGTATCGAAATCGCGGCAAGCCCCGGCACTCCCGTTTTAGCGGCAGCAGAAGGCATTGTCGCACAACGGACGTGGTTGCGCGGTTTTGGCACAACAGTTATTTTGGAACACGCGAATGGTATCTTTACGGTGTATGCACACTTGGGATCAGTAGACGTGAATAACGGACAAGCAGTCGCTCGCAACCAAAGGATTGGTAATGTCGCCGCTCCCGACGATGGAAGCGAAGCGACGCTGCATTTTGAAGTATGGGATCGTCGTGCGAAACAAGATCCATTAGGTTGGTTGGAGCGACGATGA
- a CDS encoding HU family DNA-binding protein, protein MNKAELVAAVAAKADISKKQAEECLNALIEAVEKEVSKGEEVTLVGFGTFGVAKRKARTGRNPQTGAEIKIPAKKVPRFVPGKAFKALVAGKK, encoded by the coding sequence ATGAACAAGGCAGAATTGGTAGCCGCCGTCGCCGCAAAAGCGGATATCAGCAAGAAGCAGGCGGAAGAGTGCCTTAATGCGCTCATCGAAGCCGTCGAGAAAGAAGTCTCGAAGGGTGAAGAAGTAACCTTAGTCGGTTTCGGTACGTTCGGCGTTGCCAAGCGCAAGGCCCGTACTGGTCGCAATCCGCAGACCGGCGCCGAAATCAAGATTCCGGCAAAGAAGGTCCCGCGTTTTGTACCGGGCAAGGCGTTTAAGGCATTGGTCGCAGGCAAGAAATAA
- a CDS encoding LptF/LptG family permease yields MSTLSRFIVGRFLRILLFSLLAAVLVFLVIDLIENLDKFLDRNVATNIIARYYLLFLPYIAFLVFPVAMILATLSTIGGLINTHELVAMRASGISLWWVSSRLIIVGVFVSGFLFWFGEYLLPPLNQQRMEIWRVEVKKLPKQSTVRSDRIYLLEGAGRFFHMEHWDETKQRGLRPTLQLAKGRSVYYRIDAEEAKWDSASGWQFERGVERKWENEKETVIPFKTMIVKEVELTPIAFADLSVKPEEMGYTDLKRFIKRLDETGSKTTRWNVELSSKLATAASALIIVLIGVPIAAVQRRSGVVLSFGMGLFVSFLYFGMIQIAKIFGFQGDIPAWFAAWFANGTFAILGFFMLLRVRK; encoded by the coding sequence ATGAGTACGCTTTCCCGTTTTATCGTCGGACGTTTTCTCCGCATTCTATTATTCTCCCTGCTTGCAGCGGTATTGGTCTTCTTAGTAATCGACTTAATTGAGAACCTCGACAAGTTTCTCGACCGCAACGTAGCGACGAACATCATCGCACGTTATTATCTTTTGTTCCTACCCTACATCGCGTTTTTGGTTTTTCCAGTTGCGATGATCCTCGCTACGCTCTCGACCATCGGCGGATTAATCAATACCCATGAACTCGTGGCAATGCGGGCATCGGGTATCTCGCTATGGTGGGTCTCTTCGCGGTTAATCATCGTCGGAGTTTTCGTTTCCGGCTTTCTGTTCTGGTTCGGTGAATATTTATTGCCACCACTGAATCAACAGCGGATGGAGATTTGGCGAGTAGAAGTCAAAAAACTCCCAAAACAATCGACTGTTCGTTCCGACCGGATTTACTTATTGGAAGGCGCTGGCAGATTCTTTCACATGGAACATTGGGACGAAACAAAACAACGGGGACTTCGACCCACCTTACAATTAGCGAAAGGGCGTTCGGTGTATTACCGGATCGACGCTGAAGAAGCGAAATGGGATTCGGCATCCGGCTGGCAGTTTGAGCGTGGTGTCGAACGAAAATGGGAAAACGAAAAAGAGACCGTCATTCCATTCAAAACGATGATAGTCAAAGAAGTGGAGTTGACTCCGATCGCTTTTGCAGATTTATCCGTCAAACCGGAGGAGATGGGTTACACCGATCTGAAACGCTTCATCAAACGGTTGGATGAGACCGGCAGTAAAACAACCCGCTGGAATGTCGAGCTCTCCAGCAAACTTGCGACCGCAGCTTCTGCACTTATCATTGTCTTGATTGGAGTGCCGATTGCGGCAGTACAGCGAAGAAGCGGTGTTGTGTTATCATTTGGAATGGGACTCTTTGTCAGTTTTCTCTACTTTGGCATGATTCAGATCGCTAAGATTTTCGGTTTCCAAGGGGATATTCCAGCATGGTTCGCCGCGTGGTTTGCGAATGGCACCTTTGCGATTCTCGGATTTTTCATGCTGTTGCGCGTTCGGAAATAA
- the lptF gene encoding LPS export ABC transporter permease LptF — protein sequence MPVLTRYILKEHIAPFVYSLALIIFIFVLNLLFQMLGRIVGKGLEWMVILEFFALNLAWIASLAIPMAVLVSVLMAFARLSADQEITALRAAGVSLFRLLRPVLLAGFACTLFLVYFNGWLLPNFNYRLKELNNAISRKRPILAIEPGVFNFDLGNYVMLADSVRQRDNLLMSLLIQDEGERDKKVTIRADRGTLKFSPSARAFLFTMGDGEIHRFKWKVPLNYEVIQFDSAIVKLPAPGALFERTEQAYRSDREMTIPMMFQRIAVMKKNREDKDRLWNSLQVELHKKFSIPVACILFVLIAVPLGARLQRSGIGLSAGLSTFFFLIYWVFLISGEDYADRGKVAPWLSMWLPNLLMLGIGVFLMVTTVKQGTQLNLIPSRWRKQKEEDPATLLGFDRETAERLLNAKNSGLLEQALDDADKADEKKSEERL from the coding sequence ATGCCAGTCTTAACACGCTACATCCTCAAAGAGCATATCGCGCCCTTCGTGTATTCGTTGGCGCTGATAATCTTCATCTTCGTTCTGAATCTGCTGTTTCAGATGCTGGGGCGAATTGTGGGGAAGGGTCTTGAATGGATGGTTATTCTCGAATTCTTTGCCTTGAACTTAGCTTGGATTGCCTCACTCGCGATTCCGATGGCGGTACTCGTCAGCGTCCTGATGGCATTCGCTCGGCTCTCCGCCGATCAGGAGATCACTGCGCTTCGTGCGGCAGGCGTTTCGCTATTCCGTTTGTTGCGGCCGGTGCTGCTGGCTGGGTTTGCCTGCACCTTGTTTCTGGTGTACTTCAACGGTTGGCTGCTCCCGAATTTTAATTACCGGCTCAAAGAGTTGAATAACGCGATTTCGCGAAAGCGACCAATCCTTGCCATCGAACCCGGCGTTTTCAATTTCGATTTGGGCAATTACGTCATGCTCGCCGATTCAGTACGGCAACGCGACAACCTCTTGATGTCGCTCCTAATTCAAGACGAAGGGGAGCGCGACAAAAAAGTTACAATTCGCGCCGACCGCGGCACGTTGAAGTTTTCCCCATCTGCTCGCGCATTCCTGTTTACAATGGGCGATGGTGAAATTCATCGCTTCAAATGGAAAGTACCGCTGAACTATGAAGTCATTCAGTTTGATAGTGCGATTGTAAAACTCCCGGCACCGGGCGCTCTCTTCGAGCGCACCGAGCAAGCGTACCGCAGCGACCGCGAGATGACGATTCCGATGATGTTTCAGCGCATCGCAGTTATGAAGAAAAATCGCGAAGATAAAGACCGGCTGTGGAATTCATTGCAAGTAGAATTACACAAGAAATTCTCGATCCCGGTCGCCTGTATTCTCTTTGTTTTAATTGCGGTTCCGCTGGGAGCGCGTTTGCAACGCAGTGGTATCGGTTTGTCAGCCGGTCTCAGTACCTTCTTTTTTCTCATCTATTGGGTGTTTTTAATCTCCGGTGAGGATTATGCTGACCGCGGGAAAGTCGCTCCGTGGTTGTCGATGTGGCTGCCGAATCTCTTAATGCTTGGGATTGGCGTCTTCCTGATGGTGACAACTGTGAAACAGGGAACCCAACTGAATTTAATCCCTTCGCGCTGGCGAAAACAGAAAGAGGAAGATCCAGCGACTTTGCTGGGATTCGACCGGGAAACTGCTGAACGTTTGTTGAATGCGAAAAACTCCGGTCTGCTCGAACAAGCCCTCGACGATGCCGATAAAGCAGATGAAAAGAAAAGCGAGGAGCGACTATGA
- a CDS encoding tyrosine-type recombinase/integrase: protein MPKKRLSYFMQDFLKYAESTYAQNNVELYERYLRRFKNYVGDIFLDHVTIADIDKFKALRLREAKPTTVSIELRTIKSAFQHAVRWKLMSSNPCDGSKLPRIPDQAPSFILHDEMQTLLTALPARDQWFKDIVLFALLMGLRRSELCNLKWSNIDMNRRILTIESSDGFHVKAGKRRTIPIGETAYSILVNRFSLFPEGYVFKYNGQPVNPLTLTHKFKVAARKAGLDDRIHFHSLRHSCASWLAADGVSIYHIAKLLGHTTVSTTEKFYAHLQPESLRETVNRIAV from the coding sequence TTGCCGAAGAAGCGTCTGTCTTACTTTATGCAGGACTTCCTGAAGTACGCTGAAAGCACCTACGCACAGAATAACGTAGAACTGTATGAACGCTACCTAAGAAGGTTCAAGAACTACGTAGGTGACATTTTCTTGGATCATGTAACCATCGCAGACATCGACAAGTTCAAGGCGTTACGACTTCGCGAAGCGAAGCCTACCACCGTTAGCATCGAACTACGCACCATAAAATCTGCATTCCAACATGCTGTCAGATGGAAGCTGATGTCCAGCAATCCATGTGATGGATCGAAGTTACCAAGGATCCCCGATCAAGCCCCATCCTTTATACTTCACGATGAAATGCAAACCCTGTTGACCGCACTACCAGCGCGCGACCAGTGGTTCAAAGACATCGTGTTGTTCGCATTGTTGATGGGTTTACGACGTAGTGAACTATGCAATCTGAAGTGGTCTAACATCGACATGAACCGACGTATACTAACCATCGAAAGTAGTGATGGATTCCATGTGAAGGCAGGAAAACGCCGAACGATACCAATAGGTGAAACAGCCTATTCTATTCTTGTCAACCGCTTTTCGTTGTTCCCAGAAGGGTATGTGTTCAAGTACAATGGGCAACCAGTTAACCCGTTGACACTGACACATAAGTTTAAGGTAGCAGCGCGCAAGGCAGGGTTAGATGACCGCATCCACTTCCATTCCCTGCGTCATTCATGTGCATCGTGGCTTGCTGCTGATGGTGTCAGTATCTACCATATCGCAAAGCTGCTGGGGCATACTACTGTCAGTACCACCGAAAAGTTCTATGCGCACCTGCAGCCAGAAAGCTTGCGGGAAACTGTGAATAGGATAGCAGTGTAG
- a CDS encoding DEAD/DEAH box helicase family protein — MPQPQKPEQNARDQIDAMLTAAGWQLQNIDQVNLSPRGVAVREYPTTVGFVDYMLFVDRKPVGVIEAKPEGTSPSGVETQSDAYLRSTAKHIPIDKQSLTFGYISTGTETHFYDVRDPDCRPRPVFAFHRPETLADWLSLTTTLRGRLRTLPPLIKDKLRDCQIRAIEGLEKSFANNRPRALIQMATGSGKSFCAVNFVYRLIKYAGAKRVLFLVDRNTLGRQARTEFQQFQTPDDHRKFTELYNIQLLSSSTLDPVCKVTISMHKD; from the coding sequence ATGCCACAACCACAAAAGCCAGAACAGAACGCCCGCGACCAGATCGATGCTATGCTAACTGCAGCAGGTTGGCAGCTACAGAACATCGATCAAGTAAACTTGTCCCCGCGTGGTGTCGCAGTTCGCGAATACCCGACCACCGTTGGGTTTGTGGACTATATGTTGTTTGTGGATCGCAAGCCTGTAGGGGTGATCGAAGCGAAGCCCGAAGGTACATCCCCCAGTGGTGTGGAAACGCAGTCAGACGCATACTTGCGAAGCACCGCGAAGCACATCCCCATCGACAAGCAGTCGTTGACATTCGGGTACATTAGTACTGGAACCGAAACGCACTTCTATGACGTTCGTGATCCCGATTGCAGACCGCGACCGGTATTCGCCTTCCATCGTCCTGAAACCCTTGCCGACTGGTTATCCCTGACCACTACTCTGCGAGGTAGACTACGGACATTACCACCGTTAATCAAAGACAAGCTGCGTGATTGTCAGATCCGCGCTATCGAAGGATTAGAAAAAAGCTTTGCGAACAACCGACCCCGCGCACTGATCCAAATGGCAACGGGAAGCGGTAAAAGCTTCTGTGCAGTCAACTTTGTGTATCGATTGATCAAGTATGCAGGTGCCAAACGTGTCTTGTTTCTGGTGGATCGCAACACACTGGGAAGGCAGGCACGTACTGAATTCCAACAGTTCCAGACCCCCGACGACCATCGAAAGTTTACCGAATTGTATAACATCCAGCTATTGTCGTCATCGACATTGGACCCCGTATGCAAGGTAACGATATCGATGCACAAAGACTGA
- a CDS encoding restriction endonuclease, translating to MIPGYREMMDPIKSFLQDGKTRNRDEIREFVAQYFKLTPYDMSLTVPSRPEALYSNRADFAIHYLYREGYTERTGRGQYRIKQASQTNSHTTQVNEQKQFQSMKPSIVQKSDQLAQSNKQTTTELTPTEEIGRAFEIVHNALAFELLEFVKKMSPSDFENLVVDLLVKMGYGGNLIDAKKMLGKSGDEGVDGVIKEDHLGLDLIYVQAKRYQDTTIGRPSIQQFAGALIGKKAHKGVFIASSTFTKDAKEYAASIENKIVLIDGEQLVNLMIDFDLGVTVISNYQIKKVDLDYFVKD from the coding sequence GTGATTCCTGGTTATCGAGAGATGATGGATCCAATTAAATCGTTTCTCCAAGATGGAAAAACTCGCAATAGGGACGAGATTCGTGAATTTGTAGCACAATATTTTAAGTTAACACCATATGATATGAGTCTTACAGTTCCAAGTCGTCCAGAAGCACTCTATTCTAATCGCGCGGATTTTGCTATACACTATTTGTACCGTGAAGGATATACTGAACGGACAGGGCGAGGCCAATATCGTATAAAACAAGCCTCGCAAACAAATTCTCACACTACTCAAGTAAATGAACAAAAGCAATTTCAATCAATGAAACCATCAATCGTACAAAAATCAGATCAGTTAGCTCAAAGTAATAAGCAGACAACTACTGAACTTACTCCTACAGAAGAAATTGGTAGAGCTTTTGAGATAGTTCATAATGCACTAGCATTTGAGTTGTTGGAGTTCGTGAAAAAAATGTCACCTAGCGATTTTGAAAATCTAGTTGTTGATTTATTAGTAAAAATGGGTTACGGTGGTAATTTAATCGATGCAAAGAAGATGTTAGGAAAGAGTGGTGACGAGGGTGTTGATGGGGTTATAAAAGAAGATCATTTAGGTCTTGATCTAATTTATGTCCAAGCAAAAAGATATCAAGATACAACCATTGGTCGACCTTCGATCCAGCAGTTTGCAGGTGCTTTGATTGGTAAGAAAGCCCATAAAGGTGTTTTCATTGCTAGTTCAACATTTACAAAAGATGCTAAAGAATACGCAGCAAGTATCGAAAATAAGATTGTTCTTATCGATGGAGAACAACTTGTAAATCTAATGATCGATTTTGATTTGGGCGTAACAGTCATTTCTAACTATCAAATCAAGAAAGTCGATTTAGATTATTTTGTTAAAGACTGA
- the aspA gene encoding aspartate ammonia-lyase, which produces MRSGVKVYGLGAQYSTGERRVEHDLLSERLIPVDNYYGIQTLRALENFNISNDTLVSHPRIIEALAMVKAACAKANNELELLDDSIANAIVTACQEIMDGRYHNHFVVDMIQGGAGTSTNMNANEVIANRALEILGHTKGEYKYCHPNNHVNLSQSTNDVYPTALRIALLFGNRELITVLEQLINSFRAKAKQFANVLKMGRTQLQDAVPMTLGQEFEAYAVTLSEEISRLQQNANLFLEINIGGTAIGTGINTVPEYPTTAIRHLRAIAGLDLILATNLVEATQDTGAYIMYSSALKRLAVKLSKICNDLRLLSSGPRAGLAEIQLPKMQPGSTIMPGKVNPVIPEVVNQVAFKTIGNDLTVTLAAEAGQLQLNVMEPVIFQSIVESVEMLKNAMMTLKIRCIDGIVANEDRCREYVLQSIGLVTALVPVLGYEVCTDLAADAETNNRSVYELVLEKGLLSKEQLDDFLRPENMLSPRRM; this is translated from the coding sequence ATGCGAAGCGGTGTGAAAGTGTATGGGTTAGGAGCGCAATACAGTACCGGAGAGCGCAGAGTCGAACACGATTTGCTTAGCGAGCGACTTATTCCCGTGGATAATTACTACGGTATTCAGACCCTTCGCGCACTGGAAAATTTCAATATCAGCAACGATACGCTTGTTTCGCATCCACGGATTATCGAAGCGTTGGCCATGGTGAAAGCTGCTTGCGCCAAAGCGAATAACGAATTGGAGTTGCTGGATGATAGTATTGCCAATGCGATTGTAACGGCTTGTCAAGAAATCATGGATGGCAGGTATCATAACCACTTCGTTGTCGATATGATTCAAGGCGGCGCGGGAACTTCGACAAACATGAATGCAAACGAGGTTATCGCAAATCGCGCATTAGAGATTTTAGGGCATACAAAAGGGGAGTACAAGTATTGCCATCCCAATAATCATGTCAATCTATCGCAAAGTACGAACGATGTTTATCCAACCGCGCTGCGAATCGCGCTGCTGTTCGGCAATCGCGAACTGATTACCGTACTGGAGCAACTGATTAATTCCTTTCGAGCGAAAGCAAAACAGTTTGCCAACGTATTGAAGATGGGGCGTACCCAGCTTCAGGACGCAGTGCCGATGACGCTTGGCCAAGAATTCGAGGCGTATGCGGTTACTTTGTCCGAGGAGATCTCTCGCCTTCAGCAGAATGCGAATCTATTTCTCGAGATAAACATCGGAGGTACTGCGATCGGAACCGGGATCAATACGGTTCCGGAGTATCCAACCACTGCGATCCGACATCTACGGGCGATTGCGGGTTTAGACTTGATCTTGGCGACCAACTTAGTCGAAGCGACTCAGGATACCGGCGCGTACATCATGTACTCATCGGCATTGAAACGTCTTGCCGTTAAACTATCGAAAATATGCAATGATTTGCGACTGTTATCTTCTGGTCCCCGTGCAGGGCTTGCGGAAATACAGCTTCCCAAGATGCAGCCCGGGTCTACAATCATGCCCGGAAAAGTGAATCCGGTGATTCCTGAAGTTGTCAATCAAGTCGCGTTTAAAACGATCGGTAACGACTTGACGGTTACGCTTGCCGCTGAAGCGGGGCAGTTGCAGTTGAATGTAATGGAACCAGTAATCTTCCAAAGCATTGTCGAAAGTGTCGAGATGTTGAAGAACGCGATGATGACGCTCAAGATTCGATGTATCGACGGAATTGTCGCAAACGAAGACCGTTGCCGAGAGTACGTGTTACAAAGCATCGGGCTTGTCACAGCATTAGTACCGGTGTTAGGTTACGAAGTGTGCACGGATTTAGCTGCCGACGCAGAGACAAACAATCGTAGTGTTTACGAGTTAGTTTTGGAGAAAGGGTTGTTGTCCAAAGAGCAACTGGATGATTTTCTCCGTCCGGAAAACATGTTAAGTCCCAGAAGGATGTAA